In a single window of the Biomphalaria glabrata chromosome 5, xgBioGlab47.1, whole genome shotgun sequence genome:
- the LOC129926360 gene encoding piggyBac transposable element-derived protein 4-like — protein sequence MAQDLSSDEEIEYISSEDEEWIEEEFHDDENIQPNFNEQRNYGSYDDLDQIPHAIPAFRPERPPGAHFPDSVTRQNRRNYLTPLSIFKLFFTEALVEMLCKFTNENAAATGPSKPSMYKNWKDIDVEEFYVFMGLLMYMGLVQVPNFKLYWNGKSLFNGLWARAFMTRFRFQQILCFLKVSNRDTEVATDKLAKVRFLFEFIRRKCMKLYQPSQNISIDERMVRNKGRYAFRQYIRDKPTKWGMKLWVLADSLSGYTYDFDVYLGKIEGNSSTFGLAYDVVMKLVSSLVNQGYRLFFDNFYTSFVLVIDLFKKGIVACGTIISNRKGFPTELKNVKQWEKVSKRGDMRWVRQDQVLAMQWRDNKTVSLVSTMHSANEFNYVNRRTKNNGVFEQLKVKQPQLVGDYNSFMGGVDKSDQLLNKYNMLRKTNKYWKTLFFHFIDIARVNSYILFQDWRKQNPDIEELNRSPYYSQLDFTIELIRELANIDDYDPVPTIEHMRLKTCHSILPAMVASKDRKNCKLCYSHHKIERKTRSMCSACGTFLCFSPERNCLLLYHK from the exons ATGGCTCAAGACTTATCTTCTGATGAAGAAATTGAGTACATTTCAAGTGAAGATGAAGAATGGATTGAAGAAGAATTTCATGATGATGAAAACATTCAGCCCAATTTCAATGAACAGAGGAACTACGGAag ctatgaTGACCTGGACCAAATACCACATGCCATACCAGCATTCAGACCCGAAAGGCCTCCTGGAGCTCATTTCCCTGACAGTGTAACAAGGCAAAACAGGAGAAACTACCTTACTCCTCTTTCAATTTTTAAACTGTTCTTTACAGAAGCTTTAGTTGAAATGCTCTGTAAATTTACCAACGAAAATGCTGCTGCCACTGGTCCTTCAAAACCAAGTATGTACAAGAACTGGAAGGATATAGACGTTGAAGAGTTTTACGTATTCATGGGACTTCTGATGTACATGGGACTTGTTCAGGTTCCCAACTTTAAGCTCTATTGGAACGGAAAGAGTTTGTTCAATGGTTTGTGGGCCAGAGCGTTCATGACTAGATTTCGTTTTCAGCAAATTCTTTGCTTTTTGAAAGTAAGCAATAGAGATACTGAGGTGGCTACTGATAAACTTGCTAAGGTTagatttttatttgaatttattAGGAGAAAATGTATGAAATTATATCAGCCTAGTCAAAACATATCTATAGATGAAAGAATGGTTAGAAATAAGGGTAGGTATGCATTTAGACAATATATAAGGGATAAACCAACTAAATGGGGAATGAAATTGTGGGTTTTAGCAGACTCTCTTAGTGGGTACACTTATGACTTTGATGTATATTTAGGTAAGATAGAAGGGAATAGCTCTACTTTTGGATTAGCATATGATGTAGTAATGAAGTTAGTGTCCTCTCTAGTAAATCAAGGCTATCGTTtattttttgataatttttataCCAGTTTTGTACTTGTTattgatctttttaaaaaaggtattgTTGCTTGTGGAACAATCATAAGCAATAGGAAAGGGTTTCCAACAGAACTTAAGAATGTGAAGCAGTGGGAAAAGGTTAGTAAGAGGGGGGATATGAGATGGGTTAGACAAGATCAGGTTTTAGCTATGCAGTGGAGGGATAACAAAACAGTTTCATTAGTTTCAACCATGCATTCGGCAAATGAGTTTAATTATGTTAATAggagaacaaaaaataatggtgtttttgaacaattaaaagttaaacaGCCTCAACTAGTGGGGGATTATAATTCTTTTATGGGAGGGGTGGATAAAAGTGACCAGCtgctaaataaatataacatgcTGCGCAAAACTAACAAGTACTGGAAAACcttattttttcatttcattgataTTGCTAGAGTTAAtagttatattttatttcaagactggagaaaacaaaatccagatattgaagAATTAAATAGAAGCCCATACTACAGTCAGTTAGATTTCACCATTGAACTAATTAGAGAGTTAGCAAACATTGATGATTATGACCCAGTTCCTACTATAGAACATATGAGACTTAAAACCTGCCACTCAATATTACCTGCGATGGTTGCTTCAAAAGATAgaaaaaattgtaaactttGTTATAGTCATCACAAAATTGAAAGAAAGACTAGGTCCATGTGTAGTGCTTGTGGTACATTTTTGTGTTTCAGTCCAGAAAGAAATTGTCTTTTACTTTATCATAAATAA
- the LOC106063798 gene encoding membrane progestin receptor beta-like, whose product MIFLPPALDKDEIPILFHEPYVLTGFRPLHYPWTSYLLSIFQWHNELLNIWTHLLALIMVLIRASVWSTEFSLLSDPFMWPLSVGIITMIILYICSSGAHCLQNRSEVVHYTCFMCDYAGIGLYGFGSTMLHYWYCLHEDLLGSFSHQFAIPVGAVLAVIVCICCTISKTKYKRPYPFIRRVWQMSSVFAIYVWLIFPIWYRIWMYYHDGKWSSSFKNHIQQMLWFTVGGFFFGSDVPQRFCPGLFDIIGHSHQIFHMCIFMTTYEQMNALYLELTDDTVIIHKMEEPTLFNTWGMLAMVIVANIFVVYYFHCSVNNRLEQEKEQNLDVKNNKHMTENGGSCLHQENIQKSLVSKCKDKTQ is encoded by the exons ATGATTTTCCTACCTCCTGCATTAGACAAAGATGAAATTCCTATTTTGTTTCATGAACCATACGTGCTCACTGGTTTCAGGCCTTTACATTATCCATGGACTTCATATCTTCTAAGCATATTTCAG TGGCATAATGAACTTTTAAACATCTGGACCCACCTTCTTGCCCTCATCATGGTGCTTATAAGAGCAAGTGTTTGGTCGACTGAGTTCAGTCTGCTCTCTGACCCCTTCATGTGGCCTTTGTCTGTAGGCATCATCACCATGATTATCCTATATATTTGTAGTTCAGGTGCTCATTGCCTGCAAAATAG GTCTGAGGTAGTTCACTACACCTGCTTTATGTGTGATTATGCTGGCATAGGTCTGTATGGGTTTGGTAGCACAATGTTGCATTATTGGTACTGTCTTCATGAGGACTTACTTGGATCTTTCTCTCATCAG TTTGCTATACCTGTTGGAGCCGTTCTTGCTGTAATCGTATGTATTTGTTGCACAATCTCAAAGACAAAGTACAAACGACCATATCCTTTCATTCGTAGAGTCTGGCAGATGTCTTCTGTTTTTGCTATTTATGTTTGGCTCATATTTCCTATTTG GTATAGAATTTGGATGTACTACCATGATGGGAAATGGTCTTCCAGTTTTAAAAACCACATACAACAGATGCTTTGGTTTACTGTTGGGGGATTTTTCTTTGGCTCAGATGTCCCTCAAAGATTTTGTCCAG GTCTATTTGATATTATCGGTCATAGCCATCAGATATTCCacatgtgtatttttatgacaaCTTATGAACAAATGAATGCATTGTACTTAGAGCTTACAGATGACACTGTCATCATCCACAAGATGGAGGAACCCACTTTATTCAACACCTGGGGAATGCTGGCAATGGTAATAGTAGCCAATATCTTTGTGGTCTACTACTTCCATTGTTCTGTCAACAACAGACTGGAGCAAGAGAAAGAACAAAACTTGGACGTGAAAAATAACAAGCACATGACAGAAAATGGAGGTAGTTGCTTACATCAGGAAAACATACAGAAAAGTCTAGTCTCTAAATGTAAAGATAAAACACAATAA